In the Mycolicibacterium chubuense NBB4 genome, one interval contains:
- a CDS encoding tyrosine-type recombinase/integrase, whose protein sequence is MAYPVAVAPAGGQRTWTVLGEDYATVGPVEEWIEAHRHVWSPNTVRGYATSLAQWWSFLEQRGQADGWREVGVPAFTAFLSWQRNGRTVEHRLTESDQTPTAATLEVRLAALISFYRWHQAVSGVPVAGRLLRGTPRRRPARGLLAHLDARSDATASSLVRVRRDRRRDRPPVLLPEQIQAILDGCAVFDAESGSWQGNLRDRFVFALLAETGMRLGEALGLRIGEFVLGRGSTAHVEIVPRSDNPNGARVKMMRPRRVYVGADLERLFADYLTDIACRAAESGIALTETCPLLVNVARPPLLAALRETTVREKVATLRRRGIGPPGWTPHWFRHTHATALLLAGTPEWVVSRRLGHAHVQTTLDLYGWVRDDEALRAAANWTSYASSWRVVQ, encoded by the coding sequence ATGGCGTATCCGGTGGCAGTGGCTCCTGCGGGAGGGCAGCGGACCTGGACCGTGCTCGGTGAGGACTATGCGACGGTCGGTCCCGTCGAGGAGTGGATAGAAGCTCATCGACACGTGTGGTCGCCGAACACGGTGCGTGGCTACGCGACCTCGTTGGCGCAGTGGTGGAGCTTCCTTGAGCAGCGCGGGCAGGCCGACGGGTGGCGCGAGGTAGGTGTCCCGGCTTTCACCGCGTTTCTGTCCTGGCAACGCAATGGCCGCACAGTTGAACATCGACTGACCGAGTCGGATCAGACGCCGACGGCTGCGACATTGGAAGTCCGCCTGGCAGCGTTGATTTCGTTCTACCGCTGGCATCAAGCAGTATCGGGAGTGCCGGTCGCGGGGCGGCTACTTCGCGGGACCCCGAGGCGCCGACCGGCCCGTGGCTTGCTGGCGCATCTGGATGCGCGTTCGGATGCAACGGCATCGTCGCTGGTTCGAGTGCGTCGCGACCGGCGCCGGGACCGACCTCCCGTGCTGCTGCCCGAACAGATCCAGGCGATCCTGGATGGCTGCGCGGTCTTCGATGCCGAATCCGGATCCTGGCAAGGGAACTTGCGAGACCGATTCGTGTTCGCTCTGCTGGCCGAGACCGGGATGCGTCTCGGGGAGGCACTGGGCTTGCGGATCGGTGAGTTCGTACTCGGCCGCGGCAGCACCGCGCATGTGGAGATCGTGCCGCGCTCGGATAATCCGAATGGGGCGCGGGTGAAGATGATGCGACCGCGGCGGGTCTACGTCGGTGCTGACCTCGAGAGGTTGTTCGCCGACTATCTCACCGATATCGCCTGCCGGGCAGCCGAATCCGGTATCGCTCTGACAGAGACGTGTCCGCTGCTGGTGAATGTGGCGCGGCCGCCGTTGCTGGCCGCATTGCGTGAGACGACGGTCCGGGAGAAGGTAGCCACGTTGCGTCGGCGCGGAATCGGCCCGCCCGGGTGGACGCCGCACTGGTTCCGCCACACCCATGCCACTGCATTGTTGCTGGCAGGGACACCGGAATGGGTGGTATCCCGGCGCCTCGGGCACGCCCACGTGCAGACCACCCTCGACCTTTACGGGTGGGTCCGCGACGACGAAGCGCTGCGAGCAGCAGCCAACTGGACCTCCTATGCCAGCAGCTGGCGAGTGGTTCAATGA